In Dehalococcoidia bacterium, one DNA window encodes the following:
- a CDS encoding YebC/PmpR family DNA-binding transcriptional regulator translates to MGGHSHWTQIKRQKGAADARRGQIFTKLGREITVAARQGGPDPASNFRLRLAVQRARDANMPNDTIERAIRRGAGGEGASELIEATYEGYGPGGTAVLVEVLTDNRNRSVADIRATFSRHGGSLSEAGSVAWLFDTRGLIMVGADEQNSEDLALMAIDAGAEDVDIDDGRVQVRTAAEDLEKVRRALEEQGVHIESAELAKLPKSTISLDEKQAVQSLKLLDKLEELDDVQRVYSNAEFPDEVLATYSG, encoded by the coding sequence ATGGGTGGACACTCACACTGGACTCAGATCAAGCGGCAGAAGGGCGCCGCCGACGCCCGCAGGGGTCAGATCTTCACCAAACTCGGCCGTGAGATAACGGTCGCGGCCCGCCAGGGAGGGCCCGATCCGGCATCGAACTTCCGCCTGCGTCTCGCCGTCCAGCGGGCGCGCGACGCCAACATGCCCAATGACACCATCGAGCGGGCGATACGCCGCGGCGCCGGCGGCGAGGGCGCCAGCGAGCTCATAGAGGCCACTTATGAGGGCTACGGCCCCGGCGGCACCGCCGTGCTGGTGGAGGTGCTGACCGACAACCGCAACCGCTCCGTCGCTGATATCCGCGCCACCTTCTCGCGCCACGGCGGCAGTCTCAGCGAGGCAGGATCGGTTGCCTGGCTCTTCGACACCAGGGGGCTGATCATGGTCGGCGCAGACGAGCAGAACAGCGAGGACCTGGCCCTGATGGCAATCGACGCCGGCGCCGAAGATGTGGACATCGATGACGGCCGCGTGCAGGTCCGCACCGCCGCCGAGGACCTGGAGAAGGTGCGGCGAGCCCTGGAAGAGCAGGGAGTGCATATCGAGTCGGCTGAGCTGGCGAAACTGCCGAAAAGCACGATAAGCCTCGACGAGAAGCAGGCCGTGCAGTCACTCAAGCTGCTCGATAAGCTGGAGGAGCTCGACGACGTCCAGCGAGTCTATTCCAACGCGGAGTTCCCCGACGAAGTCCTGGCGACGTACAGCGGCTAG
- the uvrB gene encoding excinuclease ABC subunit UvrB has protein sequence MAEFKLVSDFKPTGDQPQAIDQLVDGLRRGYKHQTLLGVTGSGKTFTMASVVERAQRPTLVLAPNRTLAAQLASEFKEFFPENAVEYFVSYYDYYQPEAYIPRSDTYIAKDADINDEIDKLRHAATRALFERRDVLIVASVSCIYGLGEPEEYHSFTLTFRKGQPFNRGRAVRRLVDMQYDRNDMTLTRGHFRLRGDSLTIMPAYEELAARIDFMGDEVERIIEIDPLTGELLAERDRIDIYPAKHFVTSREKLDEAILDIEAELEERVAELRSQGKLLEAARLEERTKYDIESLREAGYCAGIENYARHLARRPAGSTPWTLLDYFPDDFLMFIDESHISIPQVRGMYHGDVSRKQTLVDFGFRLPSALDNRPLNFNEFLDHLNQVIYVSATPGPFEYEHSEQVVEQIVRPTGLIDPSVEVKPTAGQIDDLLEQIRVRVERGERALVTTLTKKMAEDLADYLVEMGIRTHYLHSEIDTLERVEILRDLRMGVYDVVVGINLLREGLDLPEVSLIAILDADKEGYLRSRDSLIQTIGRASRHIEGHVIMYADTMTDSMRRAIDETYRRRRIQIAYNEERGITPQGIRKAIRDITDRVKKVAEEQAAYYPAGAIPKDELARLVRDLEGQMKQAAKNLEFEKAALLRDQISEFRKQLVSDQDVLHEFAEAASKPARPAPSFNDRGRRGRRHPYR, from the coding sequence ATGGCAGAGTTTAAGCTCGTTTCTGATTTCAAGCCCACGGGCGATCAGCCCCAGGCTATCGACCAGCTCGTCGATGGGCTCCGCAGGGGCTACAAGCACCAGACGCTCCTCGGCGTGACCGGTAGCGGCAAGACGTTCACGATGGCAAGCGTCGTCGAGCGCGCGCAGCGTCCGACGCTCGTCCTCGCGCCCAACCGCACGCTCGCCGCGCAACTCGCCTCCGAGTTCAAGGAGTTCTTTCCCGAGAACGCCGTCGAGTACTTCGTGAGCTACTACGACTACTACCAGCCGGAGGCCTACATCCCCCGGAGCGATACCTACATCGCGAAGGACGCCGACATCAACGACGAGATCGACAAGCTGCGCCACGCTGCCACGCGCGCCCTCTTCGAGCGCCGCGACGTGCTCATCGTGGCGTCCGTCTCCTGCATCTACGGTCTCGGCGAGCCGGAAGAGTACCATAGCTTCACCCTCACCTTCCGCAAGGGGCAGCCGTTCAACCGCGGACGCGCCGTCCGCCGCCTGGTCGACATGCAGTACGACCGCAACGACATGACGCTCACCCGCGGCCACTTCCGTCTGCGCGGCGATAGCCTCACGATCATGCCCGCATACGAGGAACTCGCCGCGCGCATCGACTTCATGGGCGACGAGGTCGAGCGTATCATCGAGATCGACCCCCTGACCGGCGAGCTGCTGGCGGAGCGCGACCGGATCGATATCTATCCGGCGAAGCACTTCGTGACATCGCGCGAGAAGCTCGACGAAGCGATCCTGGATATCGAAGCGGAACTGGAGGAGCGGGTCGCGGAGCTGCGCTCACAGGGAAAGTTGCTGGAGGCGGCGCGGCTGGAGGAACGCACTAAGTACGACATCGAGAGCCTGCGGGAGGCGGGCTACTGCGCCGGCATCGAGAACTACGCCCGTCACCTGGCGCGGCGTCCGGCGGGCAGCACCCCCTGGACGCTGCTCGACTACTTTCCAGACGACTTTCTGATGTTCATCGACGAGTCGCACATCAGCATCCCCCAGGTGCGCGGCATGTACCACGGCGACGTCTCGCGCAAGCAGACGCTTGTCGACTTCGGCTTTCGCCTGCCGTCGGCGCTCGACAACCGCCCGCTGAACTTTAACGAGTTTCTGGACCACCTCAACCAGGTGATATACGTGTCGGCGACGCCCGGCCCGTTCGAGTACGAGCACAGCGAACAGGTGGTGGAGCAAATCGTGCGGCCCACGGGGCTGATCGATCCATCGGTGGAGGTGAAGCCGACGGCCGGGCAGATCGACGACCTCCTGGAACAGATACGCGTCCGCGTCGAGCGGGGAGAGCGCGCGCTGGTGACCACGCTGACGAAGAAGATGGCGGAAGACCTTGCCGACTACCTGGTCGAGATGGGCATCCGCACCCACTACCTGCACTCGGAGATCGACACGCTGGAGCGGGTGGAGATATTGCGCGACCTCCGCATGGGCGTATATGACGTCGTGGTGGGCATAAACCTGCTGCGCGAAGGGCTCGACCTGCCGGAGGTGAGCCTCATCGCCATCCTCGACGCCGACAAGGAGGGGTACCTGAGGTCGCGCGATTCGCTCATCCAGACGATAGGGCGCGCGTCGCGCCACATCGAGGGGCACGTCATCATGTACGCCGACACCATGACGGATTCGATGCGGCGGGCAATCGATGAGACGTACCGCCGCCGTCGCATCCAGATCGCGTACAACGAGGAGCGCGGGATCACGCCGCAGGGGATACGCAAGGCGATACGTGACATAACGGACCGCGTGAAGAAGGTGGCGGAGGAGCAGGCGGCGTACTATCCAGCGGGCGCCATCCCGAAGGACGAGCTGGCGCGGCTGGTGCGCGACCTCGAAGGGCAGATGAAGCAGGCGGCGAAGAACCTCGAGTTCGAGAAGGCGGCGCTCCTGCGCGACCAGATAAGCGAGTTCCGCAAGCAGCTTGTGAGCGACCAGGACGTGCTGCACGAGTTCGCTGAGGCGGCGAGCAAGCCTGCGCGGCCCGCCCCGAGTTTCAACGATAGGGGGCGTCGCGGCCGCCGCCACCCCTACCGCTAG
- the ruvA gene encoding Holliday junction branch migration protein RuvA, which yields MIARIRGTVEEATPDGLVIRPEGVGLGLLVQVAGHTRDALGVAGREVSLYTHLQARENDVALFGFATAEELRLFRMLIGVSGLGPKGALALLSGLPGDELWEAIAGGDVERIRRVPGIGAKTASRIVLDLKGRLPEHIPVAAGGVAPRSDDDDVVAALVALGYSQAEASAAASRVPRDESLTLEEKIRIALSSFTSE from the coding sequence GTGATCGCCCGCATCCGGGGCACGGTCGAAGAAGCGACCCCGGACGGCCTGGTGATACGGCCGGAAGGCGTGGGTCTCGGGCTGCTGGTGCAGGTCGCGGGACACACGCGGGACGCGCTGGGCGTGGCCGGGCGCGAGGTGTCGCTGTACACGCATCTTCAGGCGCGCGAGAACGACGTCGCGCTGTTCGGCTTCGCGACGGCGGAGGAGCTGCGGCTGTTCCGCATGCTCATCGGCGTGTCGGGCCTCGGGCCGAAGGGGGCGCTGGCGCTTCTCTCCGGGCTGCCGGGCGACGAGCTGTGGGAGGCGATAGCAGGCGGCGACGTCGAGCGGATACGGCGGGTGCCGGGGATCGGCGCGAAGACGGCGAGCCGCATCGTGCTTGATCTGAAGGGGCGGTTGCCGGAGCACATCCCCGTCGCGGCGGGCGGCGTGGCCCCGCGTTCGGACGACGACGACGTGGTGGCGGCGCTTGTCGCGCTCGGGTACAGCCAGGCGGAGGCTTCCGCCGCAGCATCGCGCGTTCCGAGGGACGAGTCCCTCACCCTCGAAGAGAAGATCCGCATCGCCCTCTCCTCCTTCACCTCGGAATAG
- the ruvC gene encoding crossover junction endodeoxyribonuclease RuvC, with product MVLGIDPGLRVTGFGVLCQTPGSEPSLIDCGALRVNARLPLAERLAYLYDGLRTLIERCQPSEVAVEEPFVAANVRSAMAIGEARALALLAAAQAGVPVCRYSPAEVKQSVTGYGRGSKGQVQEMVRLQLGMTEAPEPQDAADALAVALCHLARCRTNDMLREGTQT from the coding sequence ATCGTCCTCGGCATCGACCCCGGTCTGCGAGTCACCGGTTTCGGCGTGCTCTGTCAGACACCGGGCAGCGAGCCGTCTCTTATCGATTGCGGCGCGCTGCGCGTCAACGCCAGGCTGCCCCTCGCCGAGCGCCTGGCTTATCTCTACGACGGCCTGCGGACGCTGATCGAGCGCTGCCAGCCGTCGGAGGTGGCGGTGGAGGAGCCGTTCGTCGCCGCTAACGTCCGTTCGGCGATGGCGATAGGCGAGGCGCGCGCGCTGGCGTTGCTGGCGGCGGCGCAGGCGGGCGTGCCGGTATGCCGCTACTCGCCGGCGGAGGTGAAGCAGAGCGTGACCGGGTACGGCCGTGGCTCGAAAGGGCAGGTGCAGGAGATGGTGCGGCTGCAACTGGGGATGACGGAGGCGCCGGAGCCGCAGGACGCCGCCGACGCCCTCGCCGTTGCCCTGTGCCACCTCGCGCGCTGCCGAACGAACGATATGCTCCGCGAAGGGACGCAGACGTGA